Proteins encoded in a region of the Flavobacteriaceae bacterium HL-DH10 genome:
- a CDS encoding aldehyde dehydrogenase family protein, which produces MSYSKPKFKETYFNFINGKFTPPIGGEYFENTSPIDNSLIAKYPRSQKEDVELALDAANVAKEAWGNTSATQRASLLNKVADIIEENLEEFALVETCDNGKPIRETLNADIPLAIDHWRYFAACIRSEEGSATELDVNTLSMNIKEPLGVIGQIIPWNFPLLMLSWKLPPALVTGNCVVLKPAEQTPSSATLLMEKIADVFPPGVVNIVHGFGPEAGKPLASSSKVDKVAFTGETTTGQLIMQYASKNLNPVTMELGGKSPNIFFNSVMDADDAYLDKAIEGAVLFAFNQGEVCTCPSRLLVQEDIYDAFMERVIARTNAIIQDNPYNINTMVGAQASNDQYEKIQSYLKIGKEEGAKVLAGGEANKLSGNLAKGFYIKPTILEGHNKMRVFQEEIFGPVVCVTKFKNEAEALEIANDTLYGLGAGVWTRDAHQLYQIPRAIKAGRVWVNCYHTYPAHAPFGGYKKSGFGRENHVMMLNYYRQTKNMLISYDKNKLGFF; this is translated from the coding sequence ATGAGTTATTCTAAACCAAAATTTAAAGAGACCTATTTCAATTTTATAAATGGAAAATTCACGCCTCCAATTGGAGGAGAGTACTTTGAAAACACATCTCCAATTGATAATAGTTTAATTGCTAAATATCCGCGTTCTCAAAAAGAAGATGTCGAATTAGCTTTAGATGCTGCTAATGTTGCAAAAGAAGCTTGGGGAAATACTTCAGCAACACAACGTGCCTCATTATTAAATAAGGTTGCTGATATTATTGAAGAAAATTTAGAAGAATTTGCTTTAGTTGAAACATGCGACAATGGAAAACCAATTCGCGAAACACTAAATGCAGATATTCCTTTAGCTATAGATCATTGGCGATATTTTGCAGCTTGTATTAGATCTGAGGAAGGTAGCGCAACTGAATTGGATGTCAACACTTTATCCATGAATATAAAAGAACCACTTGGCGTTATTGGTCAAATTATACCTTGGAATTTCCCCTTATTAATGCTGTCTTGGAAATTACCACCAGCTTTAGTAACAGGAAATTGTGTCGTTTTAAAACCTGCAGAACAAACACCATCTTCTGCCACGTTATTAATGGAGAAAATTGCAGATGTTTTTCCTCCAGGTGTTGTAAATATTGTACATGGTTTTGGTCCTGAAGCCGGCAAACCTTTAGCCTCAAGTTCTAAAGTAGATAAAGTAGCTTTTACTGGAGAAACCACAACTGGGCAATTAATTATGCAATATGCATCGAAAAATTTGAATCCTGTTACTATGGAATTAGGTGGAAAATCGCCTAACATCTTTTTTAATTCCGTTATGGATGCAGACGATGCCTATTTAGACAAAGCCATTGAAGGTGCTGTTTTATTTGCCTTTAATCAAGGTGAAGTATGTACATGTCCTTCAAGGTTACTGGTTCAAGAAGATATCTATGATGCCTTTATGGAACGTGTCATAGCTAGAACAAATGCTATAATCCAAGATAATCCATACAATATCAATACTATGGTTGGAGCCCAGGCCTCTAACGATCAATATGAAAAAATTCAGTCATATTTAAAAATAGGGAAAGAAGAAGGTGCCAAAGTGCTTGCAGGTGGAGAAGCCAACAAATTAAGCGGAAATCTGGCTAAAGGATTCTACATAAAGCCAACCATTTTGGAAGGCCATAATAAAATGCGCGTCTTTCAAGAAGAAATTTTCGGACCTGTAGTATGTGTTACTAAATTTAAAAATGAAGCTGAAGCATTAGAAATAGCAAACGACACTCTTTATGGTTTAGGCGCAGGTGTCTGGACACGGGACGCACATCAATTATATCAAATTCCAAGAGCCATAAAAGCTGGTCGTGTTTGGGTAAACTGCTATCATACCTATCCAGCCCATGCACCATTTGGAGGTTATAAAAAGTCTGGATTTGGCAGAGAAAATCATGTCATGATGCTTAATTATTATCGTCAAACCAAAAACATGTTAATCTCATATGATAAAAATAAATTAGGGTTTTTCTAA
- a CDS encoding M3 family metallopeptidase, with protein sequence MIKKSLITPFNTKYNTAPFSKIKNEDYLPTFKEAIKEAKDEIAAIVDNEEAPSFKNTIEALDFSGEQLDRISSIFFNLNSAETNETIQKIAQEVSPLLSEFSNDITLNSDLFKRVKAVYNAKDELDLTTEQQTLLDKKYKSFSRNGANLPEDKKEKLREVDKKLSQLKLKFGENVLAENNKFEMLITNEDDLAGLPEGTIEAAKQLAESKDKTGWLFTLDYPSYIPFVTYADNRELRKKITLAAGSKGFHNNALDNQENVLHIVKLRHERANLLGYKTHAHFVLEERMAETPETVLNFSHELLDKAKPAAEDEFKNLEKFAKELDNIDRLEKWDGSYYSEKLKQKLFSLDDELLKPYFKLENVIDGAFTIANKLFDLNFEEINDIDKYHEDVLTYKVTDNNGDLVSIFYADFFPRAGKRNGAWMTSYKPQYIINNENSRPHVSIVCNFTKPTKSKPSLLTFNEVTTLFHEFGHALHGMLANTTYPSLSGTSVYWDFVELPSQIMENWCFEKEALELFAKHYETGEIIPMELIEKIKKSSTFHEGMQTLRQLSFGLLDMSWHSEDPSKITNVKTFESEAFKNTSLYPETKETCMSTAFSHIFQGGYSSGYYSYKWAEVLDADAFEYFKVSGIFNKEVATKFKDNVLSQGGTENPMTLYKRFRGQEPKPEALLRRAGLLK encoded by the coding sequence ATGATAAAGAAATCATTAATCACGCCTTTTAATACTAAGTATAATACAGCTCCTTTTTCTAAAATTAAAAACGAAGATTATCTTCCAACTTTTAAAGAAGCGATTAAAGAAGCTAAAGACGAAATTGCAGCTATTGTAGATAATGAAGAAGCACCTTCTTTTAAAAATACCATTGAAGCTTTAGACTTCTCAGGAGAACAATTAGATAGAATTTCCAGTATTTTCTTTAACTTGAATTCTGCCGAAACCAATGAAACTATTCAAAAAATAGCACAAGAGGTTTCACCTTTATTATCAGAGTTTAGTAATGACATTACCTTAAATTCAGATTTATTTAAACGCGTAAAAGCTGTTTATAATGCTAAAGATGAATTAGATTTAACTACCGAACAACAAACTCTACTTGATAAAAAATATAAAAGTTTTTCTAGAAACGGCGCAAATTTGCCAGAAGACAAAAAAGAAAAACTTAGGGAAGTTGACAAAAAATTAAGTCAGTTAAAATTAAAATTTGGAGAAAACGTATTAGCCGAAAACAATAAATTTGAAATGCTAATAACTAATGAAGATGATTTAGCGGGCTTGCCAGAAGGCACCATAGAAGCTGCTAAACAATTAGCTGAAAGCAAAGACAAAACAGGTTGGCTGTTTACTTTAGACTACCCAAGTTATATACCGTTTGTAACGTATGCAGATAATAGGGAACTTCGCAAAAAAATAACCCTTGCTGCAGGAAGCAAAGGCTTTCATAATAACGCCTTAGACAATCAAGAAAACGTTTTGCATATAGTAAAACTTCGTCATGAACGTGCTAACTTATTAGGCTACAAAACCCATGCACATTTTGTTTTAGAAGAACGCATGGCAGAAACGCCAGAAACTGTTCTTAATTTTTCTCATGAACTGTTAGACAAAGCAAAACCAGCTGCTGAAGACGAATTTAAAAATTTAGAAAAATTTGCTAAAGAATTAGATAATATTGACCGACTTGAAAAATGGGACGGCTCTTATTATTCAGAAAAGCTAAAACAAAAATTATTTAGTTTAGATGATGAATTACTAAAACCATATTTTAAATTAGAAAATGTCATTGATGGCGCTTTTACGATAGCCAATAAATTATTCGATTTAAACTTTGAAGAAATCAATGATATTGACAAATACCATGAAGATGTTTTAACCTACAAAGTAACCGATAATAATGGCGATTTAGTATCTATTTTTTATGCCGATTTTTTTCCTAGAGCAGGAAAAAGAAATGGTGCGTGGATGACGTCTTACAAACCTCAATACATAATAAATAACGAGAATAGCAGACCGCACGTTTCTATAGTTTGCAACTTTACAAAACCAACCAAAAGCAAACCATCGCTTTTAACTTTTAATGAAGTCACAACCTTATTTCACGAATTTGGTCATGCCTTACACGGCATGTTAGCCAACACTACCTACCCTAGCCTATCTGGAACTAGTGTGTATTGGGATTTTGTGGAATTACCTAGTCAAATTATGGAAAACTGGTGTTTTGAAAAAGAAGCTCTAGAATTGTTTGCAAAGCATTATGAAACTGGAGAAATTATCCCGATGGAATTGATTGAAAAAATAAAAAAATCGTCAACCTTTCATGAAGGCATGCAAACCTTACGCCAGTTAAGTTTCGGACTTTTAGATATGAGTTGGCATAGTGAAGATCCATCAAAAATAACAAATGTAAAAACTTTCGAATCTGAAGCTTTTAAGAACACATCACTATATCCTGAAACCAAAGAAACTTGCATGAGTACAGCCTTTTCTCATATTTTTCAAGGTGGTTATTCTTCTGGTTATTACAGTTATAAATGGGCTGAAGTTTTAGATGCCGATGCTTTCGAATATTTTAAAGTATCAGGGATTTTTAATAAAGAGGTGGCTACTAAATTTAAAGACAATGTACTTTCTCAAGGTGGTACAGAAAACCCGATGACACTTTACAAACGTTTTAGAGGACAAGAACCAAAACCTGAGGCTTTGTTGAGACGAGCTGGGTTATTGAAATAG
- a CDS encoding adenylate kinase has translation MIKLHDKYFKPFISAQDIDKALSKMAEEISNDIGDEIPVFIGILNGSFMVVSDFVKKYPKPCEVTFIKLASYEGVKSSEDIQRLIGLTQDLTGRTVVILEDIIDTGNTLAEVHRIFKNENVKSLKIATLFYKPEAYKKDFKLHYVGIEIPNKFIVGYGLDYDGLGRDIPEVYQIKETKHMTNLVLFGPPGAGKGTQAEFLKEKYNLVHISTGDVFRFNIKNETALGMLAKSYMDKGELVPDQVTIDMLNAEVEKNTDANGFIFDGFPRTNAQADALSKLMDSKDSQINAMIALEVEDEILVERLLGRGKTSGRADDADESIIRNRITEYYNKTAILKDYYSAQDKYYGVDGVGSIEDITVRLSSVIDKL, from the coding sequence GTGATAAAGCTACACGACAAATATTTTAAACCATTTATTTCTGCACAAGATATAGACAAGGCATTGTCTAAAATGGCAGAGGAAATCTCGAATGATATTGGAGATGAAATCCCTGTATTTATTGGCATTTTAAATGGATCGTTTATGGTAGTGAGCGATTTTGTAAAAAAGTACCCAAAACCATGTGAAGTTACTTTTATAAAGTTAGCTTCTTATGAAGGCGTAAAGTCTTCAGAAGATATTCAACGTTTAATTGGGCTTACTCAAGATTTAACAGGTCGTACGGTTGTTATTTTAGAAGATATTATTGATACGGGAAATACATTGGCAGAAGTGCACCGAATTTTTAAAAATGAAAATGTAAAATCTTTAAAAATTGCCACGCTGTTTTATAAACCCGAAGCATATAAAAAAGACTTTAAACTACATTATGTTGGAATTGAAATTCCTAATAAATTTATAGTTGGTTACGGCTTAGACTATGATGGATTAGGAAGAGATATTCCTGAAGTATATCAAATAAAAGAAACAAAACACATGACAAATTTAGTGCTATTTGGCCCTCCAGGAGCAGGGAAAGGAACACAAGCAGAATTCTTAAAAGAAAAATACAACTTAGTACACATTTCTACAGGCGATGTTTTTAGATTTAACATTAAAAACGAAACCGCTCTAGGTATGTTAGCTAAATCTTATATGGATAAAGGCGAACTGGTTCCAGACCAAGTAACCATTGATATGTTAAATGCTGAGGTTGAAAAAAACACCGATGCTAATGGTTTTATTTTTGATGGTTTTCCTCGTACCAATGCACAAGCAGACGCTTTAAGTAAATTAATGGATAGTAAAGATTCGCAAATAAATGCGATGATAGCTTTAGAAGTTGAAGACGAGATTTTAGTAGAACGTTTACTAGGTAGAGGGAAAACAAGCGGAAGAGCAGATGATGCCGATGAATCTATTATTAGAAACAGAATCACAGAATATTATAATAAAACAGCTATTTTAAAAGATTACTACTCGGCTCAAGACAAATATTATGGTGTTGATGGTGTTGGTAGTATTGAAGATATTACAGTACGTTTAAGTAGTGTAATTGACAAATTATAA
- a CDS encoding DUF779 domain-containing protein — protein MKRIAITEAAANIVNQLKNKHGELIFHQSGGCCDGSAPMIFAKEDMYLDDSDVLLGIIEGVNFYMNIDQFEYWKHTHLTIDITKGRGSSFSLEIPLGIRFIIHSRLLTDEENAVLNPKKG, from the coding sequence ATGAAAAGAATTGCTATCACAGAAGCAGCAGCTAATATTGTAAACCAATTAAAAAACAAACATGGTGAACTCATTTTTCATCAAAGCGGCGGATGTTGCGATGGTTCTGCTCCCATGATTTTTGCCAAAGAAGATATGTATCTAGATGACAGTGATGTGCTATTAGGAATCATAGAAGGCGTAAACTTTTATATGAATATAGATCAATTTGAATATTGGAAACACACACACTTAACAATAGATATCACAAAAGGTCGAGGCTCTAGTTTTTCTTTAGAAATACCTTTAGGTATTCGATTTATAATTCATTCAAGACTTTTAACAGATGAGGAAAATGCTGTTTTAAATCCAAAGAAAGGATGA
- a CDS encoding sigma-70 family RNA polymerase sigma factor, whose translation MPKHKINPNKWIDLYSDYLYNYTISRVSDREIAQDLVQDTFFAGLKSMKNFKGEASERTWLISILKRKIIDHYRRINSNKGKAEVRITYNDDSESEGDWLEERVADPFDKTAEDSMQNEELGDAILHCLSKLPKKQADVFKMKTIEGFETEVICNELNITASNLWVIIHRARTAMAECLKENWF comes from the coding sequence ATGCCCAAACATAAAATTAATCCAAATAAGTGGATCGATTTATATTCCGATTATCTTTACAACTACACGATTTCTCGTGTTAGTGATAGAGAGATTGCGCAAGATTTGGTTCAAGACACCTTTTTTGCAGGGCTAAAATCTATGAAAAATTTTAAAGGAGAAGCAAGTGAACGCACCTGGCTCATCTCTATTTTAAAACGAAAAATTATTGATCACTACCGAAGAATAAATTCTAACAAAGGAAAAGCAGAAGTTAGAATTACTTATAATGATGATAGTGAAAGTGAGGGTGATTGGCTAGAAGAACGCGTTGCAGATCCTTTTGACAAAACTGCAGAAGACAGTATGCAAAACGAAGAACTTGGTGATGCTATACTTCATTGCTTAAGCAAATTACCAAAAAAACAAGCTGATGTTTTTAAAATGAAAACCATTGAAGGTTTTGAAACAGAAGTAATTTGTAATGAACTAAATATTACAGCGTCTAACCTTTGGGTAATCATTCATAGAGCTAGAACAGCTATGGCCGAATGTTTAAAAGAAAACTG
- the purE gene encoding 5-(carboxyamino)imidazole ribonucleotide mutase, which translates to MSKVGVIMGSKSDLPVMQDAIDILKGFDIEVEVDIVSAHRTPEKLFDYGKHAHTRGFSVVIAGAGGAAHLPGMIASLSPLPVIGVPVKSSNSIDGWDSVLSILQMPGGVPVATVALNGAKNAGILAAQIIGSSDKCVLDKIIAYKEGLKIKVNESAKNL; encoded by the coding sequence ATGAGTAAAGTTGGAGTTATTATGGGAAGCAAAAGCGACCTACCTGTTATGCAAGATGCTATTGACATTTTAAAGGGATTTGATATAGAAGTTGAAGTTGATATTGTTTCAGCACACAGAACTCCCGAAAAATTATTTGACTATGGTAAACATGCACACACTAGAGGTTTTTCAGTTGTTATTGCTGGTGCTGGTGGAGCTGCTCATTTACCTGGTATGATTGCTTCTTTATCGCCATTACCAGTAATTGGTGTTCCTGTAAAAAGCAGTAACTCTATTGATGGCTGGGACTCTGTGCTTTCTATTCTTCAAATGCCAGGTGGTGTTCCTGTGGCAACTGTAGCATTAAACGGCGCAAAAAATGCTGGAATTTTGGCAGCACAAATTATTGGTTCTTCTGATAAATGTGTGCTTGATAAAATTATTGCTTACAAAGAAGGTCTAAAAATTAAAGTAAACGAATCAGCTAAAAACTTATAA
- a CDS encoding 5-(carboxyamino)imidazole ribonucleotide synthase: MNYFSSNFKLGILGGGQLGKMLLYNTRKFDIYTSVLEASNEAPCKIACDEFHLGDLMDYDAVYNFGKQVDVLTIEIENVNIKALEALEKEGVKVYPASKTLRTIQNKATQKLFYIDNHLPTAPFSRFAYTSEIKEAINHGGLTMPFVWKCAQFGYDGTGVKIVKTIDDLEGLPNVECIAENLVPFKNELAVIVARNASGNVKTYPVVEMEFHPEANQVEYVICPARIPEAVAKKAEEVALKTSEAYNHVGLLAVEMFQTQNDDILINEVAPRPHNSGHQTIEASYTSQFEQHIRAILNLPLGRTDSKVGGVMVNLVGAEGYSGDVVYENIETIMNMDGVTPHIYGKKQTRPFRKMGHVTIVNEDLAEARKIAEAVKKTIKVISK; encoded by the coding sequence ATGAATTATTTTTCTTCAAATTTTAAACTTGGTATTCTTGGTGGCGGACAATTAGGTAAAATGCTACTTTACAATACCAGAAAATTTGACATTTACACAAGTGTTCTAGAAGCTAGTAATGAAGCACCATGTAAAATTGCTTGCGATGAATTTCACTTAGGTGATTTAATGGATTACGATGCGGTTTACAATTTTGGAAAACAAGTAGATGTTTTAACTATTGAAATTGAGAACGTTAATATAAAGGCATTAGAAGCACTAGAAAAAGAAGGTGTAAAAGTATACCCTGCTTCTAAAACACTAAGAACGATTCAAAACAAAGCGACACAAAAACTATTTTATATTGATAACCACTTACCAACAGCTCCATTTTCCAGATTTGCCTATACTTCTGAAATAAAAGAAGCTATTAACCACGGTGGTTTAACCATGCCTTTTGTTTGGAAGTGTGCTCAGTTTGGGTATGATGGTACGGGTGTTAAAATTGTAAAAACAATTGATGATTTAGAAGGCTTACCTAATGTAGAATGTATTGCCGAAAACTTAGTACCTTTTAAAAATGAATTAGCAGTTATTGTGGCAAGAAATGCTTCAGGAAATGTTAAAACCTATCCTGTTGTAGAAATGGAATTTCATCCAGAAGCGAATCAAGTAGAGTATGTGATTTGTCCAGCAAGAATTCCAGAAGCTGTTGCTAAAAAAGCAGAAGAAGTGGCTTTAAAAACTTCCGAAGCTTATAATCACGTAGGGCTTTTAGCTGTTGAAATGTTTCAAACCCAAAATGATGATATTTTAATAAACGAAGTCGCTCCTAGACCACATAACTCTGGTCATCAAACTATCGAGGCTAGTTACACCTCTCAATTTGAACAACATATTCGTGCTATTTTAAATCTGCCTTTAGGAAGAACTGATAGTAAAGTTGGTGGTGTTATGGTAAATTTAGTTGGAGCCGAAGGCTATTCAGGTGATGTTGTTTATGAAAATATTGAAACTATTATGAATATGGATGGTGTTACACCACATATTTATGGTAAAAAGCAAACGCGACCGTTTAGAAAAATGGGACACGTTACTATAGTAAATGAAGATTTAGCTGAAGCTAGAAAAATAGCCGAAGCGGTAAAGAAAACGATAAAAGTAATAAGTAAATAA
- a CDS encoding AraC family transcriptional regulator — translation MRQLLNHHRSHRKLSTLVENRTIYSAEYAELNIYETHTYAEKVSLIFDFPIIASMLTGKKIMHIDGLEAFDFFPGESVVMPTKKEMVIDFPLATQDSPTQCLALGIDTFKIDEVVEKFNQNVTIEKENNNWDLDKNASHLINNIDVNHLIERLTYTFTNNNKSKDVLLDLMIQELIVRLLQTKAKALIINDPNQMFSDTRIGTVIKFIKENLTNKDITVDILSKKAYMSTSHFHKQFKNTLGISPIDYINSEKIKFSKKLIKEAKDFRMSEIAFKSGFNNVSYFNRQFKKMELMTPQQFKNSISA, via the coding sequence ATGAGGCAGTTATTAAATCACCATAGAAGTCACAGAAAGCTTTCCACTTTGGTAGAGAATAGAACAATTTATAGTGCAGAGTATGCTGAATTAAATATTTATGAAACTCACACTTATGCAGAAAAAGTTTCATTAATCTTCGATTTTCCAATTATAGCTAGTATGCTTACTGGAAAGAAAATTATGCATATTGATGGGTTAGAGGCATTTGATTTTTTTCCTGGCGAATCGGTAGTAATGCCTACTAAAAAGGAAATGGTTATAGATTTTCCTCTAGCAACTCAAGACAGTCCTACTCAATGTTTAGCTTTAGGAATTGATACTTTTAAAATTGATGAAGTCGTAGAAAAATTTAATCAAAATGTTACCATTGAAAAGGAAAATAACAATTGGGATTTAGATAAAAATGCATCTCATTTAATAAATAATATAGATGTAAACCATCTAATAGAACGCTTAACTTATACGTTTACAAACAATAATAAATCAAAGGATGTGCTTCTGGATTTAATGATTCAAGAACTAATAGTTAGGTTATTACAAACTAAAGCAAAAGCGTTAATTATAAATGATCCGAATCAAATGTTCAGTGATACCAGAATTGGGACTGTGATTAAATTTATTAAAGAGAATTTAACGAATAAGGATATTACGGTAGATATTTTGTCTAAAAAAGCTTATATGAGTACATCACACTTTCATAAGCAATTCAAAAATACATTAGGCATTTCTCCTATTGATTATATTAATTCGGAAAAAATTAAATTTTCTAAAAAACTAATAAAAGAAGCCAAGGATTTTAGAATGTCCGAAATTGCTTTTAAATCTGGCTTTAATAATGTGAGTTATTTCAACAGGCAATTTAAAAAAATGGAATTGATGACACCTCAGCAATTTAAAAACTCTATTTCCGCCTAG
- the obgE gene encoding GTPase ObgE, with the protein MTEGNFVDYVKMFVSSGKGGQGSAHLHREKYITKGGPDGGDGGRGGHVILKGNSNLWTLLHLKFKKHIRAGHGGSGSKSRSFGADGEDMYVDVPLGTVVRDTETNEIIFEITEHDEERIIAQGGKGGLGNWHFRSSTNQTPRYAQPGMPLEERHITLELKVLADVGLVGFPNAGKSTLLSVVTSAKPKIADYEFTTLKPNLGIVEYRDFKTFVMADIPGIIEGAAEGKGLGHYFLRHIERNSILLFLIPADAEDIKKQYDILLDELRRYNPEMLDKDRIIAISKSDMLDDELKAELKVELDNELPIPYLFISSVAQQGITELKDTLWKMLND; encoded by the coding sequence ATGACCGAAGGGAATTTTGTAGATTACGTAAAAATGTTTGTAAGCTCTGGTAAAGGAGGGCAAGGATCTGCGCATTTACATCGCGAAAAGTATATAACCAAAGGTGGACCTGATGGTGGTGATGGTGGCCGTGGCGGTCATGTTATTCTTAAAGGAAACTCAAACCTTTGGACACTTCTTCATTTAAAGTTTAAAAAGCATATTAGAGCAGGTCATGGTGGTAGTGGTAGTAAAAGCAGAAGCTTTGGTGCCGATGGTGAAGATATGTATGTAGATGTGCCATTGGGAACTGTTGTACGAGATACTGAAACCAACGAAATTATTTTTGAAATTACCGAGCATGATGAAGAAAGAATTATAGCTCAAGGTGGAAAAGGTGGTTTAGGAAATTGGCATTTTAGATCGTCAACGAACCAAACACCGCGTTATGCACAACCTGGTATGCCGCTAGAAGAGCGACATATTACTTTAGAATTAAAAGTACTTGCTGATGTTGGTTTAGTTGGATTTCCAAATGCTGGAAAATCAACGCTTTTATCGGTTGTTACATCTGCAAAGCCAAAGATTGCCGATTACGAGTTTACAACCCTAAAACCTAATTTAGGTATTGTAGAATATCGCGATTTTAAAACTTTTGTGATGGCAGATATTCCTGGAATTATAGAAGGAGCAGCAGAGGGAAAAGGTCTTGGGCATTATTTTTTACGTCATATTGAGCGTAACTCTATATTATTATTTTTAATTCCTGCCGATGCTGAAGATATTAAAAAACAATACGATATTCTATTAGATGAGCTTCGTCGTTACAACCCAGAAATGTTGGATAAAGATCGTATTATAGCGATTTCTAAATCCGATATGTTGGATGATGAGTTAAAAGCAGAGCTTAAAGTAGAACTTGATAACGAATTGCCTATACCATACTTATTTATTTCGTCGGTTGCTCAACAAGGAATTACTGAGTTAAAAGACACGTTGTGGAAAATGTTGAATGATTAG
- a CDS encoding DUF4136 domain-containing protein — protein MKFIKTIILFLLVVSCAPIYVAYDYDRGTDFSKYQTYNYYSDMKTGLSEFDTNRLLDALDLKMKEKGFSLSDTPDFFIDIKSTEYQGVQRETVGIGVGGGGRNVGGGISIGLPIGQANINRQISIDFVDENKKQLFWQAISESSFNTNATPENREARLNAIVEKVLVKYPPKK, from the coding sequence ATGAAATTTATTAAAACGATTATTTTATTTCTGTTAGTCGTTTCTTGCGCTCCAATTTATGTGGCATATGATTATGATAGAGGAACTGACTTTTCCAAGTATCAAACCTATAATTATTATAGTGATATGAAAACGGGATTAAGTGAGTTTGATACGAATCGTCTTTTAGATGCCTTAGACCTAAAAATGAAAGAGAAAGGGTTTTCTTTGTCTGATACACCAGATTTTTTTATTGATATAAAAAGCACTGAATATCAAGGGGTACAACGAGAAACTGTGGGTATTGGAGTAGGTGGTGGTGGACGTAATGTAGGTGGTGGAATTTCTATAGGATTACCTATTGGTCAGGCAAATATAAATCGTCAAATCTCTATCGATTTTGTAGACGAAAATAAAAAACAGTTGTTTTGGCAAGCAATAAGTGAATCAAGTTTTAACACAAACGCTACACCAGAAAATCGAGAAGCACGTTTAAATGCTATTGTTGAAAAAGTATTAGTAAAGTATCCTCCTAAAAAGTAG